A genomic segment from Corylus avellana chromosome ca5, CavTom2PMs-1.0 encodes:
- the LOC132182060 gene encoding probable glycosyltransferase At5g03795, translating into MVGKLRINVSSLELQERHRSGLGKIEASLARARLAIKEAGRVQNLTSTYDDPEYVPRGPIYRNANAFHRSYLEMERVFKIYVYEEGEAPLVHYGPCKSIYSTEGSFIHEIEMGNMYRTRDSGEAHVYFLPFSVVEMVKYLFVLNSHDMSPIGDAIADYVHVIANAHPFWNRSLGADHVMLSCHDWGPYTSSFAPNLYNNSIRVLCNANTSEGFIPSKDVSYPEIHLITGELLKGLLGGPSASRRHILAFFAGGLHGQIRHVLMEHWKDKDKDVQVYEHVPKGVDYNSMLKKSKFCLCPSGYEVASPRVVEAIYAECVPVLISDSYVPPFSDVLDWDSFSVQVKVDDIPNIKKILMGISPNQYKRLQRRVKQVQRHFVVNGPPKRFDIFHMTVHSIWLRRLNIRL; encoded by the exons CAAGAGAGACATAGATCAGGGTTAGGAAAAATTGAAGCAAGTTTGGCTAGAGCCAGGCTAGCCATTAAAGAAGCTGGAAGAGTCCAGAATCTGACATCAACCTATGACGACCCTGAATATGTTCCTCGGGGCCCAATATATAGGAATGCAAATGCTTTTCATAG GAGTTATTTGGAGATGGAAAGGGTTTTCAAGATATACGTATATGAAGAAGGAGAGGCGCCGTTGGTTCATTATGGGCCATGCAAGAGTATATATTCGACGGAGGGAAGCTTCATTCATGAGATTGAAATGGGAAATATGTATAGAACCAGAGATTCCGGTGAGGCTCACGTGTATTTCCTTCCGTTTAGTGTGGTGGAGATGGTGAAGTACCTCTTTGTGCTCAACTCCCATGATATGAGTCCCATCGGAGATGCTATCGCCGACTACGTCCACGTCATCGCCAATGCACATCCCTTTTGGAATCGAAGCCTTGGTGCCGATCATGTCATGCTCTCCTGCCATGATTGG GGGCCTTATACATCTTCATTTGCTCCCAACTTATACAACAACTCCATAAGAGTATTGTGTAATGCAAATACATCCGAAGGATTCATCCCATCCAAAGACGTTTCATATCCAGAAATCCATCTCATAACGGGGGAACTACTCAAGGGACTTCTCGGCGGACCCTCGGCCTCCCGCCGACACATTCTAGCCTTCTTCGCCGGCGGCCTGCACGGCCAAATCAGACATGTTCTTATGGAGCACTGgaaagacaaagacaaagatGTGCAGGTCTATGAACATGTTCCAAAGGGAGTAGACTACAACTCAATGCTGAAGAAGAGCAAGTTCTGCCTATGCCCTAGCGGGTATGAAGTGGCAAGCCCTAGAGTTGTGGAAGCAATCTACGCCGAGTGTGTGCCGGTGCTGATTTCCGACAGCTATGTTCCTCCGTTCAGCGATGTTCTCGACTGGGATTCATTTTCCGTCCAAGTGAAAGTGGATGATATTCCGAACATCAAGAAGATACTCATGGGAATCTCTCCAAATCAATACAAGAGGCTGCAAAGGAGGGTGAAGCAGGTGCAGAGGCATTTTGTGGTGAATGGGCCTCCAAAAAGATTTGATATCTTTCACATGACTGTTCACTCTATTTGGCTTAGGAGGTTGAACATCCGCTTGTAA
- the LOC132180616 gene encoding dynamin-2A-like, protein MEAIEELAQLSESMRQASALLADEDVDESSSSGSSRRASTFLNVVALGNVGAGKSAVLNSLIGHPVLPTGENGATRAPISIDLQRDGSLSSKSIILQIDNKSQQVSASALRHSLQDRLSKGSSGRTRDEIYLKLRTSTAPPLKLIDLPGLDQRIMDESLVSEYAEHNDAILLVIVPAAQAPEIASSRALRFVKEFDGDGTRTIGVISKIDQAASDQKSLAAVQALLLNQGPSKTSDIPWVALIGQSVAIASAQSGSVGSESSLETAWRAESESLKSILTGAPQSKLGRIALVDALAQQIRKRMKVRLPNLLSGLQGKSQIVQDELVRLGEQMVQSSEGTRALALELCREFEDKFLLHVTSGEGSGWKIVASFEGNFPNRIKQLPLDRHFDINNVKRIVLEADGYQPYLISPEKGLRSLIKGVLELAKEPSRLCVDEVHRVLVDIVSAAANATPGLGRYPPFKREVVTIASAALDGFKSEAKKMVVALVDMERAFVPPQHFIRLVQRRMERQRREEELKTRSSKKGQEAEQGILNRATSPQTGGQQTGGSLKSMKEKPGQAEKEVQEGSGLKTAGPEGEITAGFILKKSAKTNGWSRRWFVLNEKTGKLGYTKKQEERHFRGVITLEECNIEEASDEEEPPPKSSKDKKANGPDSGKAPSLVFKITSKVPYKTVLKAHSAVVLKAESMTDKIEWMNKIRSIIQPSKGGQLKGASNEGGLRQSLSDGSLDMMARKPADPEEELRWMSQEVRGYVEAVLNSLAANVPKAVVLCQVEKAKEDMLNQLYSSISAQSTARIEELLQEDQNVKRKRERIQKQSSLLSTLTRQLSIHDNRASAASSWSNGGGAESSPKTSGSSGDDWRSAFDAAANGSVDYNSYGDYSRSGSNGHSRHHSDPAQNGDMNSGSNSGSRRTPNRLPPPPPHSGSSGYKY, encoded by the exons ATGGAGGCGATCGAAGAGTTGGCTCAGCTCTCGGAGTCGATGCGGCAAGCCTCGGCTCTGCTTGCCGATGAAGACGTTGACGAAAGCTCAAGCTCCGGTTCTTCTAGAAGGGCATCCACTTTCCTCAATGTCGTAGCTCTTGGCAATGTT GGTGCTGGTAAGTCTGCAGTTTTGAACAGTTTAATTGGGCATCCTGTTCTG CCAACTGGTGAAAATGGTGCCACTCGAGCTCCCATAAGCATTGATTTACAGAGGGATGGATCTTTGAGCAGCAAATCAATCATTTTGCAGATTGACAATAAATCTCAACAAGTTTCTGCAA GTGCTTTACGGCATTCTCTACAGGATAGATTGAGCAAGGGTTCCTCAGGCAGGACTCGAGATGAAATATATTTGAAGCTACGCACAAGTACAG CACCTCCCCTGAAGTTGATTGATTTACCTGGGCTGGATCAACGGATAATGGATGAGTCACTG GTTAGTGAATATGCTGAACACAACGATGCCATTCTGCTAGTTATAGTACCTGCCGCACAGGCACCTGAAATTGCTTCTTCTCGAGCCTTGAGATTCGTCAAGGAATTTGATGGAGAtg GTACCAGAACCATTGGTGTAATTAGTAAAATAGATCAAGCTGCATCAGACCAGAAATCTCTTGCTGCAGTTCAGGCTCTCCTGTTAAATCAGGGGCCATCTAAGACATCTGATATTCCATGGGTTGCTTTAATAGGTCAATCGGTTGCAATTGCCTCTGCACAATCTGGATCTGTTGGCTCAGAGAGTTCCTTGGAAACTGCATGGAGAGCAGAGAGTGAAAGTCTTAAATCAATACTTACTGGAGCCCCACAAAGTAAGCTTGGGAGAATAGCGTTGGTGGATGCCCTGGCACAGCAGATTCGCAAACGTATGAAAGTTCGACTTCCAAATCTCCTTTCTGG GTTACAGGGGAAGTCTCAAATAGTTCAGGATGAGCTGGTGAGGCTTGGTGAGCAGATGGTCCAAAGTTCTGAGGGCACCCGAGCTCTAGCTTTGGAACTTTGCCGTGAATTTGAGGATAAGTTTCTCCTGCATGTTACATCTGGTGAG GGTTCTGGTTGGAAAATTGTTGCCAGTTTCGAGGGGAACTTTCCAAATAGAATCAAGCAGCTTCCTCTGGACAGACATTTCGATATCAACAATGTCAAGAGG ATTGTGTTGGAAGCGGATGGTTATCAGCCATATCTCATATCTCCTGAAAAAGGTTTAAGATCCTTAATTAAAGGCGTCTTGGAGCTTGCGAAAGAACCATCACGGCTTTGTGTTGATGAG GTACACCGCGTTCTGGTAGATATAGTTTCTGCTGCGGCAAATGCTACTCCAGGTCTTGGAAGATACCCTCCTTTCAAGAGAGAG GTTGTGACCATTGCAAGTGCTGCCTTAGATGGGTTTAAGAGTGAAGCAAAGAAAATGGTTGTTGCACTAGTTGATATGGAGCGAGCTTTTGTGCCCCCCCAACATTTCATTCGTTTGGTGCAACGGAG GATGGAGAGACAGCGCCGAGAGGAGGAGCTAAAAACTCGATCCTCAAAAAAAGGACAAGAGGCAGAGCAAGGAATACTAAACAGG GCAACTAGTCCTCAAACAGGTGGTCAGCAAACTGGTGGAAGTTTGAAATCAATGAAGGAAAAACCTGGTCAGGCAGAGAAAGAAGTACAGGAGGGTTCAGGTTTAAAGACTGCAGGTCCTGAAGGAGAAATAACAGCAG GCTTTATATTAAAGAAAAGTGCAAAAACTAATGGATGGAGCCGTCGGTGGTTTGTTTTGAATGAGAAGACTGGAAAG CTTGGTTACACtaaaaagcaagaagaaagaCATTTTCGCGGAGTTATCACTTTGGAG GAATGTAATATTGAAGAGGCCTCAGATGAGGAAGAACCTCCACCAAAGAGTTCAAAGGATAAGAAGGCTAATGGACCAGATTCTGGAAAAGCACCCAGTCTTGTGTTCAAGATCACCAGCAAGGTTCCATATAAAACCGTTTTGAAAG CCCATAGTGCTGTTGTTTTGAAGGCTGAGAGTATGACCGATAAGATTGAATGGATGAATAAGATAAGAAGTATTATTCAACCTTCTAAAGGAGGACAATTGAAGGGTGCATCCAATGAAGGTGGTCTCCGACAGAGTCTTTCTGATGGTTCTCTG GATATGATGGCACGAAAACCTGCTGATCCGGAAGAAGAGCTTCGGTGGATGTCTCAAGAAGTACGTGGTTATGTTGAAGCAGTTTTGAACAGTTTGGCTGCTAATGTCCCTAAA GCAGTTGTTCTTTGCCAAGTTGAGAAAGCCAAGGAAGACATGCTAAACCAGTTGTATAGCTCCATCAG CGCACAAAGCACAGCAAGGATTGAAGAGCTGCTTCAAGAGGACCAGAATGTAAAGCGTAAGAGGGAGCGCATCCAAAAACAGTCTTCTCTCCTTTCAACACTAACACGCCAACTCAGCATTCACGACAACCGAGCTTCTGCTGCCTCCAGCTGGTCTAATGGTGGTGGTGCAG AAAGCAGCCCTAAAACCAGTGGTTCATCTGGTGATGACTGGAGATCTGCATTTGATGCAGCTGCTAATGGCTCTGTTGACTACAATTCATATGGTGATTATTCTAGGTCTGGATCCAACGGTCACAGTCGACATCACAGCGATCCAGCACAAAATGGGGATATGAACTCTGGTTCAAACTCTGGCAGTCGACGTACTCCTAATCGGTTACCGCCTCCACCGCCACATTCTGGTTCTTCGGGCTATAAGTATTAA